AGAACGTTTTGGTGCTCTTATCTAAGAGTTCTTTTCCACCAAATGGTAAAAGTCGTCGAATAAAGGATCCGAATCATGAGGACCTGGTGAAGCCTCAGGGTGATATTGCACAGAAAATACTGGCAAATCTTTATGGCGTAACCCTTCTACCGTTTCGTCATTTAAATTCACCTCAGTAACAATCGCCCCTCGATTTTCCAAATCCTCCTTAGTCGAGGCAAAACCGTGATTTTGGGAGGTGATTGAAACCTTTCCGGTCTCTAGGTTCTTTACGGGCTGATTTGCACCGCGGTGACCAAATTTGAGTTTAAAGGTTTCTGCTCCTAAAGCGTGGGTAATCATTTGATGTCCCAAACAGATACCAAATGTGGGCAGACGCTCTATCAGTTGAGAAACGGTCTTATGCACATATGTAACAGCAGCAGGGTCACCAGGACCGTTTGAAAGAAACAGTCCGTCTGCCTGAAGCTCTAATACTTCTTCAGCCGTAGTGGTGGCCGGAACGACTTCCACATCAAAACCGTGATAGCGGAGCTTACGATAAATGTTGAACTTTGCCCCGAGATCAAAAGCCACGACTCGCTTAGTGGGACGATCGAGGGCAGCAGGTTCTAAAATAGTACCTGGAACAGTAAATGGGGTCTTATCTGAGCCATCCTTATCCCATAAAAAGGG
This genomic stretch from Opitutia bacterium ISCC 52 harbors:
- the carA gene encoding glutamine-hydrolyzing carbamoyl-phosphate synthase small subunit, whose translation is MSKNRTGVLAFEDGNVFRGISFGSEKTVLGEAVFNTSMTGYQEILTDPSYFGQIITMTAPQIGNYGICPDDEESSGPKVSGFVVRDLSPLSSNWRSREDLHTYLSRNGIPGLSGVDTRTITKCLRVHGALKACLSTEALSDEEAIAKAKEWPGLVGADYVKEVTCKEPFLWDKDGSDKTPFTVPGTILEPAALDRPTKRVVAFDLGAKFNIYRKLRYHGFDVEVVPATTTAEEVLELQADGLFLSNGPGDPAAVTYVHKTVSQLIERLPTFGICLGHQMITHALGAETFKLKFGHRGANQPVKNLETGKVSITSQNHGFASTKEDLENRGAIVTEVNLNDETVEGLRHKDLPVFSVQYHPEASPGPHDSDPLFDDFYHLVEKNS